One Halorientalis litorea DNA segment encodes these proteins:
- a CDS encoding DEAD/DEAH box helicase: MSKQVARVDTLFLHESGDDYRVVVQRDGERLFQAVLELKETSAGPRPGRFRVKEGTSEDPRDPEQFVELARRADRIRISEQTSRSGRERLRAMLDGYQLDAKVVRTCRLCAGEGRYSPLTSETAIESDDEHICPDCARAQLDRELALQGDLSANARDRLEDLLLDVQDLDRITNLLAGQLDPELTKFDEISATLDDVDLVPVDSLSLHPGIQSKLESRFDTLLPVQSLAVENGALDGTDQLVVSATATGKTLIGEMAGLNRVLNGEGKMLFLVPLVALANQKYESFQERYGDVADVTIRVGASRINDDGNRFDADADIVVGTYEGIDHALRTGKDLGDIGTVVIDEVHTLGEDERGHRLDGLISRLKYYCERGTTRAARNERAGDAREQRVSDTQWIYLSATVGNPGQLGEKLGAKTIEFEERPVPIERHVTFADGREKVDIEDKLVKRAFDTKSSKGYRGQTIIFTNSRRRCHEISRRLQYSAAPYHAGLDYKRRKMVESQFAEQELAAVVTTAALAAGVDFPASQVIFDSLAMGIEWLTVQEFEQMLGRAGRPDYHDEGTVYMLVEPDGAYHNSMEMSEDEVAFKLLKGEMEPVVTRYDGASAVEETLANVTVAGEHAKRLNDRMVGTVPTKHALAKLIEYEFIEGLSPTPLGRAVTRHFLAPDEAFLLLDGIRKGRDPYDIVADMELRDDE; this comes from the coding sequence GTGTCAAAGCAGGTTGCGCGGGTGGACACGCTGTTCCTCCACGAGTCCGGCGACGACTACCGCGTGGTCGTCCAACGGGACGGTGAGCGACTGTTTCAGGCCGTCCTCGAACTCAAAGAGACCAGTGCGGGACCCCGACCCGGCCGGTTCCGTGTCAAGGAGGGGACCAGCGAGGACCCGCGTGACCCCGAGCAGTTCGTCGAACTCGCCCGCCGGGCCGACCGCATCCGCATCTCCGAGCAGACCTCGCGGAGCGGGCGCGAGCGGCTTCGAGCGATGCTCGACGGCTACCAACTCGACGCGAAAGTCGTCCGGACGTGCCGGCTCTGTGCGGGCGAGGGGCGGTACTCGCCGCTGACAAGTGAGACGGCAATCGAGAGCGACGACGAGCACATCTGCCCCGACTGCGCCCGCGCACAACTGGACCGCGAACTCGCCTTACAGGGCGACCTCAGCGCGAACGCCCGGGACCGACTCGAAGACCTGCTGTTGGACGTACAGGACCTCGACCGTATCACGAACCTTCTGGCCGGGCAACTCGACCCCGAACTGACGAAGTTCGACGAAATCAGCGCGACGCTCGACGACGTGGACCTCGTGCCGGTCGATTCTCTCTCGCTCCACCCGGGCATCCAGTCGAAACTCGAATCCCGGTTCGACACGCTCCTGCCCGTCCAGAGTCTGGCCGTCGAGAACGGTGCCCTCGACGGTACCGACCAGCTCGTCGTGAGTGCGACGGCGACGGGGAAGACGCTCATCGGCGAGATGGCGGGGCTGAACCGCGTGTTGAACGGCGAGGGCAAGATGCTCTTTCTCGTCCCGCTGGTGGCACTGGCGAACCAGAAGTACGAGAGCTTTCAGGAACGGTACGGCGACGTGGCCGACGTGACCATCCGCGTCGGGGCGAGTCGTATCAACGACGACGGCAACCGCTTCGACGCCGACGCCGACATCGTGGTCGGGACCTACGAAGGAATCGACCACGCGCTGCGGACGGGGAAGGACCTCGGCGACATCGGCACGGTCGTCATCGACGAGGTACACACGCTCGGCGAGGACGAGCGCGGGCACCGACTCGACGGCCTCATCTCGCGGCTGAAATACTACTGTGAACGCGGGACGACGAGAGCGGCCCGGAACGAGCGAGCGGGCGACGCCCGCGAGCAACGGGTGTCGGACACCCAGTGGATTTACCTCTCGGCGACAGTCGGGAACCCCGGACAGTTGGGGGAGAAACTCGGTGCAAAGACCATCGAGTTCGAGGAGCGTCCGGTCCCCATCGAGCGTCACGTCACGTTCGCGGACGGGCGCGAGAAGGTCGACATCGAGGACAAACTCGTCAAGCGGGCGTTCGACACGAAATCCTCGAAGGGGTATCGCGGACAGACCATCATCTTCACCAACTCTCGGCGGCGCTGTCACGAGATATCCCGTCGGTTGCAGTACTCCGCCGCCCCCTATCACGCCGGGCTAGATTACAAGCGGCGGAAGATGGTCGAGTCGCAGTTCGCCGAGCAGGAACTGGCCGCCGTCGTCACGACGGCGGCGTTGGCGGCGGGCGTGGACTTCCCCGCCTCGCAGGTCATCTTCGACTCGCTGGCGATGGGCATCGAGTGGCTCACGGTCCAGGAGTTCGAGCAGATGCTCGGCCGGGCGGGGCGGCCGGACTACCACGACGAGGGGACGGTGTACATGCTGGTCGAACCGGACGGCGCGTACCACAACAGCATGGAGATGTCCGAGGACGAAGTGGCGTTCAAACTCCTCAAAGGGGAGATGGAACCGGTGGTCACGCGCTACGACGGGGCGTCCGCCGTCGAGGAGACGCTGGCGAACGTCACCGTCGCGGGCGAACACGCCAAACGACTCAACGACCGGATGGTCGGGACCGTCCCCACGAAACACGCACTCGCCAAACTCATCGAGTACGAGTTCATCGAGGGTCTGTCACCCACGCCGCTCGGGCGCGCCGTCACGCGCCACTTCCTCGCGCCGGACGAGGCGTTCCTGTTGCTCGACGGGATTCGGAAGGGACGGGACCCCTACGACATCGTCGCCGACATGGAACTGCGCGACGACGAGTGA